atatgtaggGTTCCCCTTAGgatctggagaaaaatgtggatgttttggacttcctcacccaGATTGCAGCTAAGGTTCTCACACACATTGAAGATATTGCTTGGTATACTGAACCCTCTAGGGGCTTGCTCTTACAAAGCTtgttacttataattgtgcctacgtttctccccctgagtgcctctttgttgctcagatgtggccctctccctctaactaagccaccttggcaggtggtctccccactacatgggaccttactcccaggggtgtaaatctccctggcaaagcaggatatgactcctggggatgaatctggactcagcatcataggattgacaACAACTTCTAGACCAAAAGAtggatgtgaaataaaatgaaataaacatcagtgactgagagatttcaaatggaatcaagaggtcactctggtggacattcttattcaccatatagataacatattttatgttttaatgtattggaatagctagaagtaaatacctgaaactataaaactccaacccagtagccttgactcttgaagacaattgtataacaatgtagattacaaggagtgacagtgtgattgttaaaaccttttGGTTTGCACTCtgtttacccagtgtatggatggatgagcagaaaaatggggaccaaaactaaatgaaaatggagTTGGATGGGGGTCATttcagagttcttttttactttcatttcttattctgattctgattatttctggtgtaaggaaaatgttcaaaaatagattaggatgatggatgcataactatatgatgataatatgAATAGTGGATTGTACTCCatagatgattgcatggtatgtgaccatatcttaataaaaatgaatttaattacaaaaaaaaaggacagtggAGAAAGTCCTTGGCCACAATTGTAGAACTTTGGGGATGTTTGCTCCAACTCACTGATGTCATCTTCaccattccaatttttaaatactgTGCCAAGCAACAAAATACAAACCAAAGAAgcaaaacacaattaaaaaccaaatgaaGCCATGCCCATATCACCTCATTTAATATGCAAGTTATGTTTGAAGAAAGGGTGTACAACAAGTAATGATAGGAGCAATTCCTTTGGACAATGGAAGGGCCAAACTCATCATATTCCCTCTTACCATTCCACATCTGCTAGAATGTGGACAGTGAGGCCAGTATGGATCCACCAATCCACACAGAGTACTTGTGCTCAAAGGGGGCAATGGCCTTTGTCTTCATTGTGCTGGGTGCAAGCACTGTGATCTCCTTCTGCATTCTGTCAGTAATGCTCAGATACATAGTGGTCCCACCAGGCAGTAAAAAATTGGCATAGAGATTCTTGTGGATGGTCACAACACATTTCATGATGGAGTTGAAGGCAATTTCATGGATGCCATAGGATTCCATGCCCAGGAAGGAAGGCTGGAAGAGGGCTTCATGACAGCAGAACTGATCACTGCCAATGGAGATGAACTTCCCATCAGGAAGCTCATAGCTCTTTTCCAGGGAGGTGGACAAGGCAGTGGTGGCCATCTCCTGCTTGAAGTCCAGGGCAACATAGCTGagtttcttctttatgtcacACACAATATCCCTCTCACCCATGGTGGTGAAACTGTAGCCATGCTCCATGAGTATCCTCAACAGGTAGTCTGTCAGATGACAGCTGGCCAGGCTCAAACACAGGATGGCATGGGGCAGGGCATAGCCCTCATAGATGGACACATTGTGGGTGACTCCATAACCAGAGTTCATAATAATGCCTGTGGTGCAGCCAGAAGCATACAAGGAGAACATGGAATTGTTGGCCACATACATAGCAAGGGTGTTGTAGTTCTCAAACATGATCTCAGTCACCTTCTCATGGTTGGCCTTCAGGTTCAGGGGGTCTTGGTCAGCAGCACTGGGTACAACTCTGGGTCAAGATGCAGCTTGTAGAATGTATGGTGCCAGATTTTTTCCATGTCATCCCAGTTGGTGGTGATGCCTTGCTTAATGGGGTAATTGAGGGTCAGGATGCATCTTTACCTCTGAGCCTCATCACCCACATAGGAGTCTTCCTGGCCCATGCCCATCCTTACATACTGGGGCCAGAGATGCCCTAACATGGATGGAAAGATGAACCAGGGTGAATCACCTGAAAAGCCAGCCTTGCACATGCTGGAGCCATTGTCAGCAATGACAGCAGTGATGTATTTATCCATGGTGAGCTATGTGGTGACAGATCTTAACCAGTGGTGGTGGAGCAGCAAGAGGCCTGTGCTGATGGGGTAGACACAGTCTCAGTGGTCTaataaggttttttgtttttatctttcatgcaacatttaatattttgaaatatggaaGCACTTTAAATACTATTaaggcatttatttattaaaacattCTTTGCCAAGATTTCACATTAGCTTAAAATTCAattcagtttctccatttctctACTGAGGTCTCCACTTCAATGAGTTACATAAAAACACCTTCTCCAGCAATTGGCATTTCCAGCAAACACACAGTGAGCCCCAGGGTCAGCCCCTTTTGTCCCTAGGTGAACCAATTAGATGTTAATACTGCTCTGCTACAAGATAAAAGCTCCTAACTCATATTTAATGGAAAAGGAGTGAAACTTCTGCAAAATGCACTTTTTAAGAAGAGGTAGTTTTTCCTTATGAAAAGAAACCAGTCAGTCCTCTAAGAATAATAAAAGGGAGTACTTTACAGTTAAGCACATGATTTGGAGTGAAGAATTTGGATGTTCTACTGGTCCAGGCTGTTAATACTCTTCTTGTTCCTCATGGGGACAACCTTCATCAGGTATCACAAAGCCTTCTTCTGTGATAGAATGTTCACAATCCTCTGCAATAACAGGATTGTTTCCCCCTTGTCCTCCTGACAAATCAATTCAATATTCCTTAGTTTTCCAAAGTAgaaatctctctccttctccaagTCTTTGACAGTAAGTTACAATACACTGATCTGCTTCATCAATTCAGCTGCTTCATCATCCCAGTTGCCCACACCAGAATTCTTTCTCACCACACCTGAGCCAGCCTTAGGCCTTGCAGTAGTTCTGTGTTGAAATGGGCTTCTGTTAAGCTGCACTGCTAGAGCTGAGAGGTTTCTTTGGTTTATTGAGAGCTGGAACAAGGGAGACAGCCACTGCCATTTCTTGACCTCATCTAGCAGCTACAGGATCACAGTCTTTTCCATCATAGTTTGCATCAAAAAAGTCCTTGAACCCCTGAACAAATTCAAAATTGTCCTGAATCTTTCCTTTCACTAATTTGTCCACAGGAATTATTTTGTCAACACCCATTCTCTTAAAACCTTCTTGCAGTATTTTGACATTCTGGATGTACTCATGTTCTAACTTAGAATTTCACTTTCTTCAAAGCAATGGAGCCAGGGAACAGCATGTCCATAAACTGACAATAGGGTGCTCATGAGCACAAACATTTGATTTTTGTCAAATTCAACTGCAGAGACTTATTGATCCAAGCCAGCATGTCATGTCGACTTAAGTTATCACTGGTCACTGATGtcaagtatacattcactgttATCTTCGGCTCTTGGTGGGAGCACATCCAATACCTGTGCCCAGCTCTAGTTCCAGCTCTGTCTCATTCAAACCTAATAAggttttaatacccagaataaatAGACACCCTACAaatcaaaaacaagcaaacaaaacaacacaaagaacccaattacaaatgggcaaaagacatgggcagacagttttccaaacagaaaacataaatggctaagaaacatatgaaaagatgttaaacttcactagctattaaggaaatgaaaaccaaaaccagaatgagataccatttcacacctatgagaatggctgtttaaaaaagaaatacatgtaggaaaaattatatataggagtaaaactattggagaaaacatggtgagagggatgtacctatctactcttgatgagcaggtagaatggtgtcaCCTTTCTGAAGGTcattgtggtggttccacaaaaagttaagtatgtggggaccaaaatgtcctgcaacctcattatgaggtatgtcatttgaagatctgagagcagagacatgaatggacatttgcaaactgttgttcatggagacagtaatcatgatttgcaatgggtagaggtgacctaagggtacataggctgaggaacagaatggtgaactgtggtgtatgcatacaatggaatattgagcaactgtgagaaggagtgaagctgtgagacttgcaatgaggtgaatggatcctgtacacagtatttgagtgaaatacaccagaaataaaggcaaacactataatgcctcaccaatatggactaactacaatgtgtaaactcagaattgaatcttagaacatagcctaatgtagacatgattattgtaatgatccttagattgtaagctcttacagcattcaactctattcctgaattgtaatgcctatctctaaactttgagatactAATTCCTTAGtgtgtaacctgattggtctctggaacaatgcatatctctgagacacctgaaactcagagctacatttcagcagatatgaatgccagtattagtgcatacagcaactgtttaaaaaaaagctgacaaagaacccagacttcaattagtgatatgaaagaagcagatctggttaagactagggaaaactgggccaaagggtaaaggttgaaactgactgtgttttaaaacttcaaattccatgtgagaccaagggaataggtgtctatttggtgcaggatctatattttctaagcagtataactctacagtaggtttgttcaaacaccacaattacatggaactttgaataggttagtataagttagagtgaaatggtgatacatcccaaagtaatttgggcagagaataaaaaatatatttacatccccaccaccctgaggagctgggggaagatgcagaaatgttggacttcctcatccggactggtgttggtgttgtcacaaacattgggactggtggtttggtgtgctgagccctcaataatgggacttgcccttatgaagtgcattactgcagaggagaggctaaacttgcacatAACTGTGCCTAAGCATCTCCCCAtgagaacctctttgtttctcagatgtggccctctctctctctaactgagccaccttggcagttgaactcactgccctaccacctacatgggacctgactcccagggttttaaatctccctggcaatgcaggatatgactcctggggatgaatctggacccagcatcatgggactgagaatatcttcttgaccaaaaggaggatgcaaaatgagatgaaatagtttcagtggctgagatttcaaatggagttgagtggttactcttgtggacattcttatgcactatatagataacacctcttaggttttaatgtattggaatagctagaagaaaatacctgaaactaccaaactccaactcagtagtctggactcctgaggatgattatataataatgtagattacaaggggtgacagggtgattgtggaaaccttgtggatcatactccctttatctagtgtgaggctggatgagtagaaaagtggggacaaaaactaaacgacaaatagggtgggatgggggatggtttgggtgttttttttactttattttttattcttattctgattctttctgatgtaaggaaaatgttcagaagtagattgtggcaatgaatgcatgactgtatgatcatactgtgaacagttgattgtataccatggatgattgtatggtatgtgaatatattttaataaaattgaatttagaaaaaaaacaaacaaaaatataagtgctggagaggatctggagaaataggtacacattttcactgttggtgggaatttagAATGGTGTACCTGCTCTGAAGGCAGTATGGTTGtccttcaggaagctaagtatagacgtcatatgatctggtaatcctgttactaggtatacactcagaaaTATGGAAAAGAGGAACAGGAATAGACATTGCACTCCAAAGtttatagtggtattattcatgattgccaatacaataccaaagccagataaatataacacaagaaaagaaaattggagacCCACACCCCTCATGATATAGATgttaaaatcctcaacaaaatactagcaaactgaatccaacatcaCATCAAAAACAAATACACCACATAAGCACATGGTATATAATCATTCCAATCATG
The genomic region above belongs to Choloepus didactylus isolate mChoDid1 chromosome 26 unlocalized genomic scaffold, mChoDid1.pri SUPER_26_unloc1, whole genome shotgun sequence and contains:
- the LOC119525733 gene encoding actin, cytoplasmic 2-like, which codes for MCKAGFSGDSPWFIFPSMLGHLWPQYVRMGMGQEDSYVGDEAQSAADQDPLNLKANHEKVTEIMFENYNTLAMYVANNSMFSLYASGCTTGIIMNSGYGVTHNVSIYEGYALPHAILCLSLASCHLTDYLLRILMEHGYSFTTMGERDIVCDIKKKLSYVALDFKQEMATTALSTSLEKSYELPDGKFISIGSDQFCCHEALFQPSFLGMESYGIHEIAFNSIMKCVVTIHKNLYANFLLPGGTTMYLSITDRMQKEITVLAPSTMKTKAIAPFEHKYSVWIGGSILASLSTF